The genomic DNA ACAGACAAGGTTTTTATCAGCTCGCAAGAGCTCTTGCAGGACTCCTTTCGCTTGGCACATAAGGTATTAGAAGATGGCTTTCGTCCAGATTTTATTATTGGTATTTGGCGTGGGGGCGCTCCGATTGGTATCGCAGTACAAGAGTACTTTGATTTTAAAGGCATAGAAACCGATCATATTGCGGTTCGAACATCGTCTTATTACGGTATAGGAAAGCAATCTAAAGAAATTAAAGTACATGGTTTACACTACTTAATTGATCACGCCAATGCTGACGATTCGCTACTTATTGTTGACGATGTTTTTGATTCAGGTCGCAGTGTAGACGCCCTGATCAAACAAATTCGCCAGCAGTCTCGGTTAAACACACCGAAAGATATTCGCGTTGCCTGCCCGTGGTATAAACCTAAAAACTCACAAGTGGACATTGTTCCTGACTACTACGTTCAGCAAAGTGAAGAGTGGTTGGTTTTCCCACATGAATTATCTGGCCTTACGCCAGAAGAATTAGTCGAAGGCAAAAAAGAACTCAGTGCGATTAAAGATATACTTCTTTAAAAATGCCGATATAAAAAAGGCTCCTAAACGTAAGTTTAGGAGCCTTTTTTTGTGCTGTTAGAAATTAACCTTTCACACCACCAGAGGTTAAACCACCTACAAGGAAGCGCTGAGCAATTAAGAATACAATTGTAATTGGAACGCCGGCTAAAACGGCGGCCGCAGCGAAGTCGCCCCACAATAAATTTTGATCTTGAATGTATTGCTGTGATCCTACTGCGAGCGTCATCTTATTAATGTCACTGATTAACAAAGCCGCCAAAGGGTACTCATTCACAATACCAATAAAAGCCAAAATAAACACGACGGCCAATATAGGTACACTTAATGGCAATAAGATTTTATAAAATGTTTGCCACGGTGTTGCGCCATCGATTGAAGCAGACTCCTCCATCGCGGGATCAATGGTATCGAAATAGCCAATGATCAAGAAAATATTCAAAGCCATCCCGCCCATATAACCAAAGATGAGCGCCGAGTGCGTATTAAGTGCCAACAGATCAATAAATGCACCCAACTTATCAAAGATTAGGTACAACGCGACCAAGAATAAGGTATTCGGAAACATTTGAATAACCAGTAAACTTTTAAGCATCTGATCTTTACCCGTAAAGCCTAAACGCCCAAAAGCGTATGCTCCCGTGGTAGAGAACAATAAAATTAGGAAGCCGGTAATACTGGCTACTTTTACTGTATTCATTAACCAAGACAACACAGGGAATTTAGGAACCGCTACATAAGCATCCCCGTATTGTAAGGTCGTTCGCGTTGCACCTTCTGGTAAACTCGGTACATCTAACTGCCCATTGATCGAGCCCTCGGGCGTTGTGAAATGAACATCACTTGAGTATTGATCACGGTTTTCTTCTAGATCTAATACAATTTTCTGATAATCGTAAAAGCCTCGCTTGTCTGCCCCTTCAATGATGATTTTGTCGCCTACTTGATTCAAGAAGGAAATCGCCAAGTAACTGGTAATAGGAAAGTCTTCTTCACTGAATTCCGTGTCTGCTTGCAACGACCAGCGACCATCAGCGTAAAAAGTAAGATCCCCTAAGCCGTTATTTAACTCAACAACCTCGACACCGTCTAAATCTTTCTTAAGCGGGTTCATACCGGTGTAATTGTTCTCCAGCGCTAACGCCCAGTGCTCCATTGTAGGGCTAGACGGTATAAGCAAATTAACTGGATCTACTAAGGTTTGGCCACTGCGAAATGAAATCGAAATAACATAGAGCAATGGATAGATAACAAAAAACAAGAATGCTAAGAGTAAAATGTGTACGCCAACAACTCGGGCGAAAAACGATTTTGATTTAACCATGTGAATTCTCCGAGAATTATTTTTGCACGCCAATTTTTACTTTCAATGCTTTGAGATAAAACACAGCCATGATGCCAATCATCACAAAGATAAAAGTCGATATGGTTGCACCCAGTGCATAATCTTGCGTATCACCCAAAAAGGCCAATCGGTAAGCATAGTTCACCAGTAAATCGGTTCCACCAGCGGGAGGATTAGAGGCCAACATCAGTGGAGCGCCTCGGGTTAAGAGCTGAATTAATACAAAGTTGTTAAAGTTAAATGCAAAGGAGGCAATC from Reinekea marina includes the following:
- a CDS encoding phosphoribosyltransferase translates to MTDKVFISSQELLQDSFRLAHKVLEDGFRPDFIIGIWRGGAPIGIAVQEYFDFKGIETDHIAVRTSSYYGIGKQSKEIKVHGLHYLIDHANADDSLLIVDDVFDSGRSVDALIKQIRQQSRLNTPKDIRVACPWYKPKNSQVDIVPDYYVQQSEEWLVFPHELSGLTPEELVEGKKELSAIKDILL
- the malG gene encoding maltose ABC transporter permease MalG gives rise to the protein MVKSKSFFARVVGVHILLLAFLFFVIYPLLYVISISFRSGQTLVDPVNLLIPSSPTMEHWALALENNYTGMNPLKKDLDGVEVVELNNGLGDLTFYADGRWSLQADTEFSEEDFPITSYLAISFLNQVGDKIIIEGADKRGFYDYQKIVLDLEENRDQYSSDVHFTTPEGSINGQLDVPSLPEGATRTTLQYGDAYVAVPKFPVLSWLMNTVKVASITGFLILLFSTTGAYAFGRLGFTGKDQMLKSLLVIQMFPNTLFLVALYLIFDKLGAFIDLLALNTHSALIFGYMGGMALNIFLIIGYFDTIDPAMEESASIDGATPWQTFYKILLPLSVPILAVVFILAFIGIVNEYPLAALLISDINKMTLAVGSQQYIQDQNLLWGDFAAAAVLAGVPITIVFLIAQRFLVGGLTSGGVKG